The genomic stretch CGACCCACGGATCGGGGCACGAACGGGCCCCAAGCTACGCAGATGCTCAGCCCACGCCGAATCCCGATCAGGAGAACGACGGTTCCACGGCGGATCCTGTGCGGCGAGAACCCCTGGTCAGCAGCACTTGGCCCGGTTGACCCTGGGAGGTCTGTAACGATCTCAGCTGAGGACGGGAACTCCTGCGCTACGGGACCGCAGTGCACCGGCCAGACCGGCGACCCGATCCGACTCGTGCAACGCCACCCGCTCCGCCGTGAGCAGCAGCCCGGAGACCTGCTCCGCGGTCCGTCCCGCGCTGTCGTTCCAGCGGGTCAGGTCCCGCACCCGGCCCATCCGGATGTCCGGCGCCGGGCACCACGTGACGGGCGACCCCTCGGCCGATGCGAGGGCGTGCCAGACGAGGTCCAGGGAACGCTGCACCGGCTGCGAGTGCACCGCGTGCGGCCCGCCCGCAGCGTCCACGACGGCCCCGACCAGGCACGCACCGACCAGGGGACGGCCGGCCACCTCGGTCGCGGCGGCACTCGACGCGGTCCGGGTCCGGCCCCGCTCGTCGACGTAGGCGAACCAGGCGTGCTGGATCCATCCACGGTCGACGACGGCCCGGGCCTCGGAGAGCACGCGCTGCAGGTCGGCGAGTTCGGCCAGGTCGGTGTCGAGCCGACGCAGGTGCGCAGCGGTCCGTCGGGCGGCGAGGTGCTCGAGGACCCGGCGCACCCGACCGCGTGGTGCGGTCCGGGGTGCGGGGTCGGCGTCGGTGGCGACGTCGTGCTGGACGCGGAACTCGAGGGTCATGAGGCCCCTCCCGATCTTCACGTGCACGGATGGTGTGGGGAGACGCTAACCCCGCCGTCGCGCTCGCGGTAGCCCCCGTCACCCCTCCTGCGGGAAGTGGAGCCCGGGTGCGGTCCCGTCGAGGGACAGGGTCCGGTCCGCCGCCCGGACGACGTCGCCGTCGTGTGTCGCGACGATCACGGTCGCGCCCTCGCTCCGGAGGACGTCGATCGTCTCGATGACGACTGCGGTGGTACCTGCGTCCAACGCGGCGGTCGGCTCGTCGAGCAGGACGAGACCCGGACGGCGGACGAGCACCCGGGCGAGCCCGACCCGCTGTCGTTCGCCCCCGCTCAGGGCATGCACCGGCGTGTCCATGAGGGCATCGATGCCGAGCGACGCGCATGCCTGCAGCGGCGGAGCGGGTCGGCTGACCGGGCGGTCCGGCGTCGCTCGCTGCGCGAGTGCCAGGTTCTGGCGCACGGACCATGACGGGACGAGCCCCGCGTCCTGCGACATGAAACCGACCCGGTCGCGACGGAACCGCCGCAGCCGCCGGTCGGAGAGCAGGCCGAGGTCGTTGCCGTCGACCAGGACCACTCGGGGTACCGGACGTTCGACTCCGCCGACGAGACGCAGGAACGTCGACTTGCCGACACCGCTCGCACCGGTGACCGCCGTCAGCGTGGACGGCCCGAACACCACCTCGGGGACGGCGACCAGCACACGCCCGTTCCGCGCATGCCGATGCGCCCGGACCTCCACCGTCTGCTCAGGTCGCATCCGCGTCGCCTCCGACTCCGGCGTTCCGGACCACTGCCCCGACGACGGCTCCCGACGTCGCGCACGCGAGCACCGACGCCGCGAGGAGAGCAGGAGCCGACGCAGCTCCGAGTGCCAGCGAGACTGCCGCCGCGACCCCGACGGAGGTGACGAGGACGCCGCACTCGGCGACGAGTGTCCGCGCGTGGACACGGAGCGGGCGGAGGCCCAGAGCGGTCGCCTCCCGCACCCGCATCGCGTCCGACCAGCGGAGCGTCTGCGCGCGGGTGGAGACGGCCATGGCGATCACCGCCAGCACGAGCGCCACAGCGATCGCCTCCGCCAGGGCCGTCCGCAGGAGAGCGCTCCGATGAGCGGCTGTCACCGCCGGCCAACGATGCAGCGAACCGACGGCGTCAGCCAGACCAGCGGCGCGGATGACCTGCTCCGGGTCGTCGACGTCGAGGAGCAGTTGACCGTTCGACGCAGCGGCCGTCAGGAAGTCGCCGCTCAGCAGCTCGGACGCCGCAGGGACGACAGCGATGACGGGTGCGTCCGCGAACAGGGGCGCTTCGTCCGTCGCCGCGCCGAAGGTGAAGACCGGGCGGGGGGCGTACTCGATGACCACCGGGGCGCGGGGTGCGGCGAGCGTCGGGTCGACCTCGCGCTGGAACGCGAACCACTCACGCCACTGTTCGACGACGCCCGCTGTCGACGGGACGCCGCGCTCCGGTACGAAGAGCGCCCACTCCCCGGACCTCGTGCTGGTCCGCCCCGGCCACGGCTCGGGGAGTGCGGGCTGCACACGGTCGAGGTACTCGCGGTTGACCACGAGCGTGTTGCCCACGTCCGGCTCCACGCCGCGCCCGACCGGCATGACGGGATGGCTCGCCAAGACCGACCGCCCGTCGTCGACCGTCCGGTAGAGACGAGCGAACGCCGGTGCCGCCGACTCGATCTCGTCGGGGAGCAGCGTCCCCGACAACAGCGGCGTCACGCACTGCGAGCAGTCGACGCGGGTCTCCCCCGCCAGGCGGTACTGGTCGAGCAGGACGATGCGGTCCACGAGCGGACCGGCCACGAGCGCAACACTCGTGACCGCCGTGATCCGGAGGACCGACGTGGCGAGCGCGGTACTGCCCCGCGGTCGCCAAGCGCTCCGACCGGCCCGCAGCCGTTCCGCCGCGGTGCGTGGCCAGCCCGTTGCCATCGCTCCGAGGAACAGGCCGGCGGAGGTCCAGTACGCACAAGCAGCGACCGCGAGGACGGCCGGCAGCTGTGAGCCGACCAGGACGAGCGCGGCGGCTGACCCGGCAGCGGCCGCAGCGAGCGCGACGACGATCTGACACCGCAGTGCTCGGGCGGTCTCCGCGTACCGCACCCGGGGCACACCGAGGACTTCCGCGACGCCCAGCCGACGAGCCGCCGATCTCCCACACAGCCGCCCGAGCATCATGACCGCGACGCCCGAGGCGCCGAGGGCGACCCCGACCCCGGGTCGGCCGATCGTGAACACGATCGCTGTCCACCAGCCAGCCGGTTCGTTCCGCGCGTCGACGCCCGCGCTGCGGAGCTCGGAGACGAACGCCGAAGCCTGATCCGACGACGCGGTCGAGAAGTACACACCACGCGTCGATGTCTCGCGCTCGCTGAGGACCACTGGCTGCTCAGCCACACCACCGCGGTACTCGCCGTCGCGGAAGACACGGGCGAACGCGCCCGGGTCCCCGACGACCGCGTGGACGAGCCGTCGGCCGACCCGGTCGGGGTCGGCCTGGACCCGGTAGAAGTCGATGTGGTCCTGGTCTGCCTGCTCCCGGAGCAACCGCGCGAAGTCGACGTCTTCCGGGACGTCGAGGACGACGACCACCGTGCGCGCGGTGGGGAAGGTCTGCTCGGACCGGTCGAGCGTCGCGAGCAGGGCGAGCGCGATGGCGACGGCGGCGGAGAAGGTCATCGCCACGAGGACGAGCCAGGAGGACCGATCAGGACGCATGGTGTGGAGAAGCGGCGCGCTGGCGCGTTACTTCACGCCCCAGTAGGCGGTGTTGCCGCTCGCGGTCTTGTCCCGGATGGCGCTGGCGTACGCCCCCTTGGGCTTCCAGCCGCTGTACGCACAGCGGTTCTTGCCGTCGCAGGCGGTCGCCTTGTGGGTCTTGCTGGCGTGGCTGTAGAAGGACTGGACGAAGCCGTTCGAGGTGCCGTACTCCCAGTACCCACCGCCGACACGGACGATGGACCGGGTGGATGCAGGTGCGTCAGCATCCGCCGACCCGCCCTCGGCGGCGACAGCAGGCGACGAGAGGCAGAGCGCGGCGACCAGT from Curtobacterium sp. MCLR17_032 encodes the following:
- a CDS encoding lactococcin 972 family bacteriocin; amino-acid sequence: MNKRLTVAGLSLVAALCLSSPAVAAEGGSADADAPASTRSIVRVGGGYWEYGTSNGFVQSFYSHASKTHKATACDGKNRCAYSGWKPKGAYASAIRDKTASGNTAYWGVK
- a CDS encoding ATP-binding cassette domain-containing protein codes for the protein MRPEQTVEVRAHRHARNGRVLVAVPEVVFGPSTLTAVTGASGVGKSTFLRLVGGVERPVPRVVLVDGNDLGLLSDRRLRRFRRDRVGFMSQDAGLVPSWSVRQNLALAQRATPDRPVSRPAPPLQACASLGIDALMDTPVHALSGGERQRVGLARVLVRRPGLVLLDEPTAALDAGTTAVVIETIDVLRSEGATVIVATHDGDVVRAADRTLSLDGTAPGLHFPQEG